Proteins co-encoded in one Prunus persica cultivar Lovell chromosome G6, Prunus_persica_NCBIv2, whole genome shotgun sequence genomic window:
- the LOC109949697 gene encoding uncharacterized protein LOC109949697, with protein MGSNVELVWPEAEVYSSRVNNCSHANSSLAAIRAKLSAEQLEQFKTSCFGHLLNIDKIQFSGQIVHGVVLRRVVGQGVKDLDGLSFLLGCDVAQFTRQDFYLITGLRFGEVPEVSSGESDEIRLQKRYFIDEGITCNALEEAFLRCIEEDDIYKLALVYFAELVVLGRDKHLNINLNYLTLVEDLDAFNSQFSCGRYVRVKRK; from the exons ATGGGATCCAACGTGGAGCTGGTATGGCCAGAGGCAGAGGTATAttcgtcacgggtgaacaactGCTCACATGCAAATTCATCTCTAGCTGCAATTCGAGCGAAGTTGAGTGCGGAACAATTAGAACAATTCAAGACATCATGCTTTGGCCATCTTCTGAATATAGATAAGATTCAGTTTAGCGGGCAGATTGTGCATGGGGTTGTGTTGCGTAGAGTAGTGGGGCAGGGTGTGAAAGACTTGGATGGACTGAGTTTCTTATTAGGGTGTGACGTTGCTCAGTTCACTCGTCAGGATTTCTATTTGATCACAGGGCTTCGTTTTGGGGAAGTGCCTGAAGTTTCCAGTGGAGAGAGTGATGAAATCAGACTTcagaaaagatattttatagaCGAAGGAATTACATGCAATGCTTTAGAAGAAGCATTTCTGAGGTGCATAGAGGAAGATGACATCTACAAGCTAGCTCTTGTTTACTTTGCTGAGTTAGTGGTTTTGGGAAGGGACAAACATTTGAACATCAATCTAAATTACCTGACCCTTGTAGAGGACTTGGATGCGTTTAACAG TCAGTTCAGTTGCGGGCGCTATGTCCGAGTGAAGAGGAAATGA
- the LOC109949698 gene encoding spore wall protein 2-like, which translates to MEKLLDQCLGPQFEQEVRRDLALLKQRTNRCVVSHLFKGYGEMDDIQWDEGPSNRNEGEEKEDEGIEGGEGPSNRNEGEEKEEEGIEGGEVQGKPSEVEEGQRKRSEGEQVQVKSSKREEAQRQSSEGEEVKRKSSKGEKLQRKKREGKEVKTQRSEEKEVQRNQCEKEDNEVMLLGGDIGESTEGTLLEFTVGDIDLDEPTAVLSQLNVWLNDKGKAVAQGVQLRKRKRIIPM; encoded by the exons ATGGAAAAACTGTTGGACCAATGTTTAGGTCCTCAGTTTGAGCAGGAAGTAAGGAGGGACCTAGCTTTACTGAAACAGAGGACGAATCGTTGTGTCGTCTCACATCTATTTAAGGGATATGGGGAAATGGATGACATTCAATGGGATGAAGGGCCAAGTaacagaaatgagggagaggaaaaggaagatgaagggattgaagggggtgaagggccaagtaatagaaatgagg gagaggaaaaggaagaggaggggattgaagggggtgaagtGCAAGGAAAACCAAGTGAGGTAGAGGAAgggcaaagaaaaagaagtgaagGAGAGCAAGTGCAAGTAAAAAGTAGCAAAAGAGAGGAAGCCCAAAGACAGAgcagtgagggagaggaagtgaaaagaaaaagcagtaaGGGAGAGAAactgcaaaggaaaaaaagggagggcaaggaagtgaaaacacaaagaagtgaggaaaaggaagtgcaaagaaaccaatgtgagaaagaagataatgaagttaTGTTGCTTGGGGGTGACATTGGAGAGAGCACGGAGGGGACACTACTTGAGTTTACTGTCGGGGACATTGATTTGGATGAACCTACAGCTGTGCTATCTCAGTTGAACGTGTGGTTGAATGATAAAGGTAAAGCTGTGGCACAAGGGGTCCAATTACGGAAAAGAAAGAGGATCATTCCTATGTGA
- the LOC109949699 gene encoding uncharacterized protein LOC109949699, with product MPETFISESAWFQVMLYVATESSEDLFRMASVCRLFQTLANSLQVWNTISMAKYPHHPSWYRARPAVQHFLQQCRACDNPESIFREAFDIFFRHGKVEALYEMRIAATAGHMEAAYVVGLLGMSGISQSKEDALQFLCSLNQRNNIDMKGTRDALTGRLSRPFVARHIVDMFDYGKIKFNRCSACNNNEWYFVIPGRPSEDKINSAFWTCCNRCKWHRGSIFWFKLMREYVVRGNHVFLH from the coding sequence ATGCCCGAAACCTTCATCTCGGAGTCCGCTTGGTTTCAAGTGATGTTATACGTGGCAACCGAATCATCGGAAGATCTCTTCCGTATGGCATCTGTGTGCCGATTGTTCCAAACTTTGGCAAACAGTCTACAAGTGTGGAACACCATTTCAATGGCAAAGTACCCACACCATCCTAGCTGGTACCGTGCCAGACCTGCGGTCCAGCATTTCTTGCAACAATGCAGGGCTTGCGATAACCCTGAGTCGATATTTAGAGAAGCATTCGATATTTTTTTCAGGCACGGTAAAGTGGAAGCGTTGTATGAGATGCGCATTGCAGCCACGGCAGGCCATATGGAAGCGGCATATGTAGTTGGACTACTTGGTATGTCCGGAATTAGTCAGTCAAAAGAGGATGCATTACaattcttgtgttctttgaaTCAACGTAACAACATTGATATGAAAGGAACCAGGGATGCTTTGACAGGAAGATTAAGCAGACCATTTGTTGCAAGACATATCGTAGATATGTTTGACTATGGGAAGATTAAGTTCAATCGCTGCAGCGCTTGTAACAACAATGAatggtattttgttattcCAGGCCGGCCTAGTGAAGACAAGATAAATTCTGCCTTCTGGACTTGTTGCAATCGATGCAAATGGCACCGTGGGagtattttttggttcaaacTGATGCGTGAGTATGTTGTGCGAGGGAATCACGTATTTTTGCATTAG
- the LOC18773438 gene encoding uncharacterized protein LOC18773438, which yields MTTVCDDDEESADSLDSDFANPNFSCDANDDEVDFDEWVDKQTEWVGDRAKGKELESTNARVESWDWGADVELDSEEYDFDNVQPQYDSDDDTPMMDRWPGFNSATDMGDPQFKRNRDVVFMRSEAFKLKAVCADPDCSCKIYASKMQHEKTLHVKKYDGEHTWGIVWENPTMKSSWLSAKYMETLKSNPSWPVSSFMETVGKDYNTQVSRQQVYRAKERALRQIEGIYTEQYSRIWNYCEELRKTNPGTTTKVLCDFNEQLGHPVFQRLYVCQDACKAGFIVGCRPIIGLDGCFLKGVYGGQFLTAVGIDANNETWMIMYAVVESECKDS from the exons ATGACCACAgtctgtgatgatgatgaggagtcAGCAGATAGTCTTGACTCTGATTTTGCAAACCCTAACTTCAGTTGTGATGCTAATGATGATGAAGTCGATTTTGATGAATGGGTGGACAAACAAACTGAGTGGGTTGGAGATAgggcaaaaggaaaagagctAGAGTCAACAAATGCTAGGGTTGAATCTTGGGATTGGGGTGCAGATGTTGAACTGGATTCAGAGGAGTATGATTTTGATAATGTGCAACCTCAATATGATTCTGATGATGACACTCCAATGATGGATAGATGGCCAGGGTTCAATTCGGCAACTGACATGGGAGATCCACAATTTAAG AGGAATAGGGATGTTGTATTTATGAGAAGTGAGGCTTTCAAGCTAAAGGCAGTTTGTGCAGATCCAGATTGCTCATGCAAGATATATGCTTCCAAAATGCAACATGAGAAGACCCTACATGTTAAGAAATATGATGGTGAACACACTTGGGGTATTGTTTGGGAGAACCCCACTATGAAGTCTAGTTGGCTCAGTGCCAAATATATGGAAACATTGAAGAGCAATCCAAGTTGGCCAGTTAGCTCATTCATGGAGACTGTGGGGAAGGATTATAACACTCAAGTTTCTAGGCAACAAGTTTATAGGGCAAAAGAGAGGGCATTGAGGCAGATTGAGGGAATATACACAGAACAATACTCCAGAATTTGGAATTATTGTGAAGAGTTAAGGAAGACCAATCCAGGAACAACAACCAAAGTTCTATGTGATTTCAATGAACAATTGGGTCATCCAGTGTTTCAAAGGTTATATGTGTGCCAAGATGCATGTAAAGCAGGGTTCATTGTTGGATGCAGACCCATTATTGGCTTGGATGGCTGTTTCTTGAAGGGTGTATATGGAGGGCAATTTTTAACAGCAGTTGGTATAGATGCTAATAATGAAACATGGATGATTATGTATGCAGTAGTTGAGTCTGAGTGCAAAGACTCATAG